Part of the Alteracholeplasma palmae J233 genome, AATTGGGTAGGTGATAAAATGAGAAAAATTATTGAAATGACAAATGTAACAAAAAACTTTGATGCAAATGGCGAAGTGATTCAAGCACTTAAAAATACAACATTTAGCGCAGAAGAAGGAAAACTTATCGCAATTATTGGACCTTCAGGGTCAGGTAAATCAACCTTTTTAACTATCCTAGGTGGTTTACAAACACCAACCACAGGAGAAGTTTTAATTGATGGTAAACCTTTTAGTACTCTAGATGTAAAACAAAAATCAAAAGTTAGATTTGAAAAAATAGGTTTTATTTTACAAAATTCAAACCTTGTTCCATTTTTAACTGTTGAGGAACAAATGACTATTTATAATAAAATATCTAAGACTAAAAGAAATAATGACTGGTTTAAATCTCTTTTAGAAAGTCTAGATGTTTATAAATTAATTAAAAAGTATCCTAATGAATTATCAGGTGGGGAAAGACAAAGGGTTGCGATTGCAAAGGCTTTATATCATGAACCTTCTGTAATCTTCGCAGATGAACCAACAGCAAGCCTTGATACTAAAAGAGCTTTTGAAGTGATTAAAATTTTATCTGAACAAACTAAAAAATATAAAAAGGCAACTATTCTGGTCACCCACGATGAAAGGTTAACTGATTATTGTGATGAAGTATATGTCATGATTGATGGCGTTTTAACTAAGAAAAAATAAAATAGAAGCTATACCCTAGATTAAAGGGCGTAGCTTTTTTCACTCGTAACGATAAAATGAATGAATCGATTATATAAACTTTAAACTATGTACGGATAAATACGTGAATTTTTGTTATAATAAAAGTCTATGGGAGGTAATTAATTATGATAAATAAATATATCAATGAAAAACAATTTAAAAAAGCCTATATAGAGTTTATCAAACTCCATCCACATGATCAAGCTCAAGCATTAGTACAACTAGACTTTATTGATCAAGTAAGACTTTTACATTATTTAAAAGACAGTGAACTATCAGAACTTTTAACTTATCTAGATTCAGAAGATAGTGCTAAATTAATTACCGAACTTGATATTCTAAGACAAAAAAATGTATTAGATCAAATGGATATTGATGATGCGGTTGATATTATTGACGAGTTAGAAGACAAAGAACAAGAAGCTATTCTTAATCTTTTAGAAGAAAAAGAAGAATATCAAAAACTACTTAACTATGATGAAGATGAAGCCGGATCTTTAATGACATTTGAGTATGTAGAAATAGAAAGTCAAACAGATGTTAAACAAGCCCTAAAAATCTTAATTGAAAAAGCTCCACTAGTCGAAAGTATTACTACAATGTTTATTACAAGAAATAAGCAATACTTAGGAACAGTTAAATTAAACGAACTGATTAAAGCTAAATCACCTCTTTTAATTGACACCCTATTAACAGAAACCCCATATATAAAAGATAAAGATGATATTGATAAGACAATTCACATCATGCGTGAATATGGTTTATACGAAATTGCAGTCTGCAATGATGAAGAAAACCTCATTGGGATCATCACACTAGATGATGCCATTGGAGCCTATGAAATTGAAGCTAAAGAAGACTTTGCTAAACTATCAGCTATTACTGATACAGAAGATAAAAACATCTTAAAAGCCTCTTTACATAGATTGCCATGGCTAGTCATCTTATTACTAGCAACTATTCCAATTGCTTTAGCATCTTCTATGTTTGAAGAAGTTATTTTATCAGTAACGATCCTTTCTCTTTTCCAACCTCTTATTCTAGATGCATCAGGTGATGTAGCAACTCAAACTTTAGCTGTTACTTTAAGAAAGTTAAACCAAGAAGATAAATCTACTTTTAAAGATGGAAGTAAAGAAATACTAACTGGACTGATTAATGGTATCATTTTAGGTATGACATCAGCTGTTATTACTTACTTTTTAGCTCATATTTTTAAAATGGATCAACCCTTTATGGTTTCATTAGTAGTAGGATTAGCCCTTTTATTATCAGTTGTGATAGGACCTGTTTTAGGCTTTATGATTCCTGTTACATTAAATAAATTTAAATTAGATCCAGCAGTTGCCTCAGGTCCATTTATTACAACATTAGTAGATATATTAAGTCTTGTTATCTTCTTTGGCTTAGCAACTATATTATTGGGGGTGGCATAAAATGAATCATAAACAAACTAAACATCAAATAACAAAAAAATTACAAACAATGCACGCAGTGGATATTGCGAAACTATTTACAGAGAGTAAAATAGAAGAAAAGAAAATAATGATTCAAGCAATGCCATCAAATATGATAGATGATGTCTTTATTGAGCTTGAGGCAAAAGTCGCAATCGAATTTTTCACCTTATTAGATGAAAATAAGAAACAATTACTCTTAAAAGATTTATCTCCTGCGGATCTTAAACCATTATTTGAAGAATTTAATGATGAAGATAAAGATCAATTATTTAAATTATTAGACAGTAATAAAAGAAAAGAATTAGAAAGATTAATTAAATACGATGAAACAAAAGCTGCCTCTGTTATGCGTAGTGATTATTTAGTTTTACTTTATGATTATGAAGTATCAGAAGCTATGAAGTATCTAACAACCCATGTTTCTGATAATGATTATATAGATACACTTTTTGTTCAACAAGAAAATAAAATTGTTGGTATTATTTCATTAAAGGATTTGATTGTTGCTAGAAAGAATCAAAAGATATCAGAATTTATAAAAACTAATTTTGAATATGTCTTAGAAGATGATACTTTAGCTTTAGCTATTAATAAAATTAGTAATTATGATATATCTGTCCTAGCAGTATTAAACAAAGAAGAAGCATTAATTGGCGTTATTACCGCAGATGATATTTTAGAAGAAATGGCACTAGAATATGAATCTAATATTGATAAGTTTGTCGCAGTTGGGGACTATGATGAATCAAGTAACCCTTTTATAAGAGCGAAACAAAGACTGCCTTGGTTACTTGCATCCATTGTCTTAAACCTTGTTATAGCACTTTTACTATCAGTCTTTTCTGATACAATAGATGCTATCGCTGCCCTTGTCTTATTCCAACCTCTTATTTTAGGAATGGCTGGTAATATTGGAACACAAGCGATTGCGGTGACAATATTAGTGCTTCATAATAAAACTCATGAAACTAAAGAACTAAGAAAGAAACATGTTAGAAAAGAAGTCTTAATTGGGATCACCAATGCTTTAATTATAGGTATTTTAGGGTTTTTATTATCATGGGTATTCTTATCTTTAACAACATTTGATATGGGTAAAAATGTAACCCCTGCTATTTTAAGTTTAGCAATTGCCTTATCATTAGTCTTTTCAATGATTTTATCATCCATGTTTGGTGTATTAATTCCCCTTGTTTTAACTAAACTAAAAATAGATCCAGCAGCCGCATCAGGTCCTGTTATTAGTACCATTAACGACTTAGTTGCATTAGTAATCTATTTTGGATTTGCAACCCTTATTGTCCTACCGATTATTGGTTAATATAGATAAAAAAGATTGACAAATAACATGAAAAAGAATAATCTTTTATAGGAAAAGATAAAAACTAAAAAACAGGAGTATGAAAGTATGAATTGGTTTGTAGGACTAGAAACGTGGCAACAGGCACTAATAGCAGGGATTTTTACTTGGTTTGTTACAACACTTGGAGCAGGATTAGTTTTCTTTGCTAAAAATATTAGACAAAAAACATTAAATGTAATTTATGGGTTTGCTGCTGGTGTGATGGTTGCTGCTAGTTTTTGGAGCTTACTTGATCCAGGCATTGCATGGGCTGAAAAAAACGGAGGGCTTGCCCCTTGGTTAGTTGTTGTAATCGGCTTTTTAGTAGGTGGTGCATTCCTTTATGCAACAGATAAAATTATTCCTCATATGCACTTTGGTTCTAATGGAGAAACAGAAGGTATACCTACAAGACTTAAAAAAACAATCTTATTAGTTTTTTCAATCACTATACATAATATCCCTGAAGGGCTTGCTATAGGGGTTGCTTTTGGAGCTATTAATAAAGGTGATACGAAAACTGCAATAGTAGCAGCAACCATTGCTGCGTTAACTCTTGCAATAGGTATAGGAATCCAAAACTTCCCAGAAGGAGCTGCAGTATCTATTCCTTTAAGACAAGAAGGAATGAGTAGAAGAAAAGCTTTCTTTTATGGACAAGCATCAGCACTTGTAGAACCTATTATGGCAGTTATTGGAGCATTGCTTGTGTCATCTATGGAAGCATTGTTACCTTATGCGCTTTCGTTTGCTGCAGGAGCTATGATTTATGTTGTAGTAGAAGAATTAATACCTGCTGCTCAAAATAAAGACTCAAAAGATCATGGACATCATGCAGTCTTAGGATT contains:
- a CDS encoding ABC transporter ATP-binding protein; this encodes MRKIIEMTNVTKNFDANGEVIQALKNTTFSAEEGKLIAIIGPSGSGKSTFLTILGGLQTPTTGEVLIDGKPFSTLDVKQKSKVRFEKIGFILQNSNLVPFLTVEEQMTIYNKISKTKRNNDWFKSLLESLDVYKLIKKYPNELSGGERQRVAIAKALYHEPSVIFADEPTASLDTKRAFEVIKILSEQTKKYKKATILVTHDERLTDYCDEVYVMIDGVLTKKK
- a CDS encoding ZIP family metal transporter produces the protein MNWFVGLETWQQALIAGIFTWFVTTLGAGLVFFAKNIRQKTLNVIYGFAAGVMVAASFWSLLDPGIAWAEKNGGLAPWLVVVIGFLVGGAFLYATDKIIPHMHFGSNGETEGIPTRLKKTILLVFSITIHNIPEGLAIGVAFGAINKGDTKTAIVAATIAALTLAIGIGIQNFPEGAAVSIPLRQEGMSRRKAFFYGQASALVEPIMAVIGALLVSSMEALLPYALSFAAGAMIYVVVEELIPAAQNKDSKDHGHHAVLGFMIGFAIMMILDVALG
- a CDS encoding magnesium transporter; translation: MNHKQTKHQITKKLQTMHAVDIAKLFTESKIEEKKIMIQAMPSNMIDDVFIELEAKVAIEFFTLLDENKKQLLLKDLSPADLKPLFEEFNDEDKDQLFKLLDSNKRKELERLIKYDETKAASVMRSDYLVLLYDYEVSEAMKYLTTHVSDNDYIDTLFVQQENKIVGIISLKDLIVARKNQKISEFIKTNFEYVLEDDTLALAINKISNYDISVLAVLNKEEALIGVITADDILEEMALEYESNIDKFVAVGDYDESSNPFIRAKQRLPWLLASIVLNLVIALLLSVFSDTIDAIAALVLFQPLILGMAGNIGTQAIAVTILVLHNKTHETKELRKKHVRKEVLIGITNALIIGILGFLLSWVFLSLTTFDMGKNVTPAILSLAIALSLVFSMILSSMFGVLIPLVLTKLKIDPAAASGPVISTINDLVALVIYFGFATLIVLPIIG
- the mgtE gene encoding magnesium transporter codes for the protein MINKYINEKQFKKAYIEFIKLHPHDQAQALVQLDFIDQVRLLHYLKDSELSELLTYLDSEDSAKLITELDILRQKNVLDQMDIDDAVDIIDELEDKEQEAILNLLEEKEEYQKLLNYDEDEAGSLMTFEYVEIESQTDVKQALKILIEKAPLVESITTMFITRNKQYLGTVKLNELIKAKSPLLIDTLLTETPYIKDKDDIDKTIHIMREYGLYEIAVCNDEENLIGIITLDDAIGAYEIEAKEDFAKLSAITDTEDKNILKASLHRLPWLVILLLATIPIALASSMFEEVILSVTILSLFQPLILDASGDVATQTLAVTLRKLNQEDKSTFKDGSKEILTGLINGIILGMTSAVITYFLAHIFKMDQPFMVSLVVGLALLLSVVIGPVLGFMIPVTLNKFKLDPAVASGPFITTLVDILSLVIFFGLATILLGVA